In Amaranthus tricolor cultivar Red isolate AtriRed21 chromosome 5, ASM2621246v1, whole genome shotgun sequence, a genomic segment contains:
- the LOC130813266 gene encoding probable pectate lyase 18, with product MASYVMLFLLFSLLTPTFVLSSPTVIHPDPELVVQEVHRQINESIARRSLGYLSCGTGNPIDDCWRCDPNWHENRQRLADCAIGFGKNAIGGKNGRIYVVTDSGDDDPVNPKPGTLRYAVVQDEPLWIIFERDMVIKLKEELIMNSFKTIDGRGTSVHIAGGPCITIQYVTNIIIHGINIHDCKQGGNAMVRSNPHHYGWRTISDGDGVSLFGASHVWVDHCSLSNCADGLIDAIMGSTAITISNNYMTHHDKVMLLGHSDSYTADKNMQATIAFNHFGEGLVQRMPRCRHGYFHVVNNDYTHWEMYAIGGSANPTINSQSNRFLAPDRRFSKEVTKHEDAPESEWKNWNWRSEGDLMLNGAFFTASGAGASASYARASSLGARPSTLVGSITAAAGSLNCRKGSRC from the exons ATGGCATCCTATGTAATGTTATTCTTGTTGTTTTCTCTCTTAACACCTACTTTTGTTCTTTCTTCACCAACTGTTATTCACCCTGACCCTGAACTTGTTGTACAAGAAGTACACAG GCAAATTAATGAGTCCATAGCTAGGAGGAGCTTGGGTTACCTATCTTGTGGAACAGGAAACCCCATTGATGATTGCTGGAGGTGTGACCCAAACTGGCACGAAAATCGCCAGCGTCTAGCTGACTGTGCAATTGGATTCGGAAAGAATGCCATTGGTGGCAAAAATGGGCGCATTTATGTGGTAACTGATTCCGGTGATGATGATCCAGTGAACCCAAAACCCGGTACCCTTAGGTACGCTGTTGTccaagatgaaccattatggaTCATATTTGAAAGAGACATGGTAATCAAATTAAAGGAAGAGTTAATCATGAACTCTTTCAAGACAATTGATGGTAGAGGAACTAGTGTCCACATTGCTGGTGGGCCATGTATCACCATACAATATGTGACAAACATCATCATACATGGAATTAACATACATGATTGTAAACAAGGAGGGAATGCTATGGTAAGAAGCAACCCACATCATTATGGATGGAGGACTATATCAGATGGTGATGGTGTGTCCCTTTTTGGTGCTAGTCATGTTTGGGTAGATCATTGCTCTTTGTCCAATTGTGCAGATGGGTTGATTGATGCTATCATGGGTTCTACTGCCATTACCATTTCTAACAATTACATGACTCATCATGATAAAGTCATGTTGTTGGGTCATAGTGATTCCTATACTGCTGATAAAAACATGCAAGCTACCATTGCTTTTAACCACTTTGGTGAAGGTCTTGTTCAGAGGATGCCAAG ATGTAGACATGGATACTTCCATGTGGTGAACAATGACTACACCCACTGGGAAATGTATGCCATAGGTGGGAGTGCTAACCCTACTATCAACAGCCAAAGCAACAGATTTTTGGCCCCTGATAGAAGATTCAGCAAAGAG GTGACAAAACATGAGGATGCTCCGGAAAGTGAATGGAAAAATTGGAATTGGAGATCAGAAGGAGACCTAATGCTAAATGGTGCATTTTTTACGGCGTCAGGCGCAGGTGCTTCAGCTAGCTATGCAAGGGCATCAAGTTTGGGTGCTAGACCATCAACCCTTGTTGGCTCAATTACTGCTGCTGCTGGTTCACTTAACTGTAGGAAAGGTTCTCGTTGCTGA